The Chitinivibrionales bacterium genome window below encodes:
- a CDS encoding HDOD domain-containing protein: MAHTIEEIEKKLEENIPSLSPTASKVMKLANDINCPPSELTQVIKMDPVLSAKVLKLVNSSYFALSNKIVSLEKAIILLGLNTIKNLALGAAALTQMETEETSPAFDHNGFWQHSLAVGTASKLIAQKRNVDKKIIEDYFIAGLLHDLGLAVESKIFHDEIERVILTATEVGIIDAEDIIFEGLNHCKIGEILGRKWSLSDDLLSVILNHHSPSGNNLTELTCTVYVSNIICKNNSLGLVLDKTPIEIDTQVLSTLGIDASIESSILEGLEGEIQKAKEFLKA; encoded by the coding sequence ATGGCCCATACGATCGAGGAAATCGAAAAGAAACTTGAAGAAAACATACCCTCTCTCTCCCCTACTGCTTCCAAAGTAATGAAATTGGCAAATGATATCAACTGTCCCCCGAGTGAATTGACACAGGTTATTAAAATGGATCCGGTATTATCGGCCAAAGTGCTCAAATTGGTCAATTCATCATATTTTGCCCTGAGCAACAAAATTGTTTCATTGGAAAAAGCGATCATTCTTTTAGGTCTTAACACGATAAAAAACCTTGCTCTCGGCGCGGCGGCGCTTACCCAGATGGAAACTGAAGAGACCAGCCCGGCATTCGATCATAATGGTTTCTGGCAGCATTCGCTGGCAGTAGGAACCGCGTCAAAGCTTATCGCACAGAAACGGAATGTGGATAAAAAAATCATTGAAGATTATTTTATCGCCGGCCTTCTGCACGATCTTGGCCTGGCAGTGGAAAGTAAAATTTTTCATGATGAAATCGAACGGGTTATTCTCACTGCCACTGAAGTCGGTATTATCGATGCTGAAGACATAATTTTCGAGGGACTCAATCATTGCAAAATCGGCGAAATTCTTGGCAGAAAATGGAGCCTTTCAGATGACCTTTTAAGTGTGATCCTTAATCACCATTCGCCGTCGGGCAACAACCTTACAGAACTTACATGCACGGTATATGTATCAAATATAATCTGTAAAAATAATTCCCTGGGTCTGGTACTGGATAAAACGCCTATCGAGATCGATACTCAGGTACTCTCAACGCTGGGGATCGATGCCTCGATTGAGTCATCCATTCTTGAAGGCCTTGAAGGGGAAATACAGAAAGCAAAGGAGTTTTTGAAAGCATGA